The Neovison vison isolate M4711 chromosome 5, ASM_NN_V1, whole genome shotgun sequence genome includes a region encoding these proteins:
- the FLOT2 gene encoding flotillin-2 isoform X3, translated as MTLQPRCEDVETAEGVALTVTGVAQVKIMTEKELLAVACEQFLGKNVQDIKNVVLQTLEGHLRSILGTLTVEQIYQDRDQFAKLVREVAAPDVGRMGIEILSFTIKDVYDKVDYLSSLGKTQTAVVQRDADIGVAEAERDAGIREAECKKEMLDVKFMADTKIADSKRAFELQKSAFSEEVNIKTAEAQLAYELQGAREQQKIRQEEIEIEVVQRKKQIAVEAQEILRTDKELIATVRRPAEAEAHRIQQIAEGEKVKQVLLAQAEAEKIRKLGEAEAAVIEAMGTAEAERMKLKAEAYQKYGDAAKMALVLEALPQIAAKIAAPLTRVDEIVVLSGDNSKVTSEVNRLLAELPASVHALTGVDLSKIPLIKKATGAQA; from the exons GTGAAGATCATGACAGAGAAGGAGCTGCTGGCGGTGGCCTGTGAGCAGTTTCTGGGCAAGAATGTGCAGGACATCAAGAACGTTGTCCTGCAGACCCTGGAGGGGCACCTGCGCTCCATCCTCG GGACCCTGACCGTGGAGCAGATTTATCAGGACCGAGACCAGTTTGCCAAGCTGGTGCGGGAGGTGGCGGCCCCTGACGTCGGCCGCATGGGCATCGAGATCCTCAGCTTCACCATCAAG gaCGTGTATGACAAAGTGGACTATCTGAGCTCCTTGGGCAAGACGCAGACCGCCGTGGTGCAGAGAGATGCAGATATTGGGGTGGCCGAGGCCGAGCGGGACGCAGGCATCCGG GAAGCGGAGTGCAAGAAGGAGATGCTGGATGTGAAGTTCATGGCAGACACCAAGATTGCCGACTCCAAGCGAGCCTTCGAGCTGCAGAAGTCAGCTTTTAGTGAGGAGGTCAACATCAAG ACAGCCGAGGCCCAGCTGGCCTATGAGCTGCAGGGCGCCCGGGAGCAGCAGAAGATCCGGCAGGAAGAGATTGAGATCGAGGTTGTACAGCGCAAGAAGCAGATCGCAGTGGAGGCGCAGGAGATCCTTCGCACTGACAAGGAGTTGATCGCCACGGTGCGCCGCCCTGCTGAGGCTGAGGCCCACCGCATACAGCAGATCGCCGAGGGTGAAAA GGTGAAGCAGGTCCTCTTGgcgcaggcagaggctgagaagATCCGGAAGCtcggggaggcagaggcagcggTCATCGAGGCAATGGGCACAGCAGAGGCTGAGCGGATGAAGCTCAAGGCGGAGGCCTACCAGAAATACGGGGATGCTGCCAAGATGGCTCTGGTGCTGGAGGCCCTGCCCCAG ATTGCTGCTAAAATCGCTGCCCCCCTGACCAGAGTTGATGAGATTGTGGTCCTCAGCGGGGACAACAGCAAGGTGACATCAGAAGTCAACCGACTGCTGGCCGAGCTGCCAGCCTCCGTGCACGCCCTCACAGGTGTGGACCTGTCCAAG ATACCCCTGATCAAGAAGGCCACCGGTGCACAGGCGTGA